The following coding sequences lie in one Lolium perenne isolate Kyuss_39 chromosome 2, Kyuss_2.0, whole genome shotgun sequence genomic window:
- the LOC127330686 gene encoding uncharacterized protein gives MERAWHQANSCEVLSREGQPGTAPMKMLFSGYWASLKTKAAETLAQLATLEDAEKTVEERRTFLYNQVVTSYHKAKIERAGLARELEAVKVEAAKVPQLESDLRAARAQCAESEEAGRSAAGLHDAGEKNWNAIRMKKGY, from the exons atggagagggcatggcatcaggcgaactcctgcgaggtactcagccgggaggggcagcctggcacggcgcccatgaagatgcttttctccggctattgggccagcctcaagaccaaggccgccgagacccttgcccagctggcgacgctggaggatgctgagaag acggttgaggagcggcgcaccttcttgtacaaccaggtggtgaccagctaccacaaggctaagatcgagcgagccggcttggctcgcgagctggaggctgtcaagg ttgaggccgccaaggtcccgcagctggagtcggatctccgagctgctcgcgcgcagtgcgccgagagcgaggaggcgggccgatctgccgcag GACTGCATGATGCC GGTGAAAAGAACTGGAACGCAATAAGGATGAAGAAGGGCTACTAG